The following are encoded together in the Desulfuromonas acetexigens genome:
- a CDS encoding phosphate-starvation-inducible PsiE family protein — protein MKMEHEDQHETIHEELPEQHEDPLIRVLHRIIRAAVRVLAVLMVLVIIWGIGDVVYVLYQRLTSPPFLLLNINDIFATFGAFMAVLIAIEIFINIRLYLGTNVVPIRLVVATALMAIARKVIVLDLEKIGPDYVLGIAAVVLALGITYWLLSKNRPE, from the coding sequence AATGGAGCACGAAGACCAGCACGAAACCATCCACGAAGAGCTACCGGAACAGCACGAAGACCCCCTGATCCGCGTCCTACACCGGATCATCCGCGCCGCCGTCCGGGTACTGGCCGTGCTCATGGTGCTGGTCATCATCTGGGGGATCGGCGACGTGGTCTACGTCCTCTACCAGCGCCTTACCAGCCCGCCTTTCCTGCTGCTCAACATCAACGACATCTTCGCCACCTTCGGCGCCTTCATGGCGGTGCTGATCGCCATCGAAATCTTCATCAACATCCGCCTCTATCTCGGCACCAACGTCGTGCCCATCCGGTTGGTGGTGGCCACGGCGCTCATGGCCATCGCCCGGAAGGTTATCGTTCTCGACCTGGAAAAAATCGGCCCCGATTACGTCCTCGGCATCGCGGCGGTGGTTCTGGCCCTCGGCATCACCTACTGGCTGCTGTCGAAAAACCGGCCGGAGTAG